The genomic segment GTGGGTGACAATTTTGTTCGCTACCAGCACGATCATGTGCTGGATATTATGGTGCAAGGTTTGGGGCAACAAGTCAGTTGTGAACAGCAGCCGTTTAATCCAGAAAACGGCGCCTATCACGGCGGCTCCCACGGCCATTCACACAGCCACAGTCATGGCCACGATCATTCCCACTCTGAGGCCGTGTAGAAAGTGGTCCAGGCATCACTGTTACACTTGCTGCACCTTGTTAGCCCGGCATTGCCCGTGGGAGCCTATGCCTATTCCCAGGGGCTTGAGTATGCGGTTGAAGAGGGGTGGCTAAACGGCGACGATGCGCTCGCCGATTGGTTGGAAAATATTATGGCGCAGTCGCTGGCCTATTTGGACGTGCCTGTGCTGCGGCGTTGTTACAGCGCCTGGCAAGAAAAGGATCTGGCAGCGGTAAACCACTGGAATCATGTCACCCGCGCGTGCCGGGAAACCTCTGAGTTATTGCTGGAGGATGAACAGCTCGGACAGGCTTTGAACCGCCTGTTGGTGTCTTTACAAGTGCCCGACAGCGAGCCCGCGCTTTATCAGGCCACACCTTGTTTTGTCAGTCAGTTTGCTTTGGCGGGGATGCATTGGCAAATCGATATTGACGAGCTGGCCCAGGGGTTTGTCTGGAGCTGGTTGGAAAATCAGGTCGCTGCTGCCACTAAAATTGTGCCCTTGGGGCAAACTCATGCTCAGCAATTGCTGATCCAGTTAATGCCGGCCGTGTCGGCGACCTGCGAGCGAGCAAAAGCGGTGAGTGATGACGAAGTGGGCTTGAGTTTGCCGGGGCTGGCTATGGCGTCTTGCCTGCATGAGCGTCAGTACACGCGTCTGTTTCGCTCCTAATAGTAAAAATTTAATTAAGTTGAGAGAGTAACTATGAAAAAACCAACTTTGCGTCTGGGTATCGGCGGGCCCGTTGGCTCAGGGAAAACTGCGCTGGTGAAAACCCTGTGTGCGCACCTGAAGAATAAATACAACATCGCCGTCATCACCAATGATATTTACACTCGCGAAGACGCCGAGTTTCTGCAGCGTCATCAAGCGCTGGATGACGATCGAATTATTGGTGTAGAAACCGGGGGGTGCCCCCATACCGCGATTCGCGAAGATGCTTCGATGAATTTGTCGGCGGTGGCGGAGTTGCAAAATCGCCATGAAGGTCTGGATGTGGTGCTGATTGAAAGTGGTGGGGATAATCTCGCGGCGACCTTTAGCCCCGAGCTGTCTGATCTTACTCTCTACGTCATTGATGTATCTGCAGGCGATAAAATTCCCCGCAAAGGCGGGCCGGGCATTACCAAATCAGATTTGTTGATTATCAATAAAATTGATTTGGCACCGCTTGTTGGCGCTGATTTGGATGTAATGGATCGCGATGCACGTAAAATGCGCGGTGAAAAGCCATTCTTATTCACTAACTTAAAAGATGAAACTGGCGTTGCAGAAGTTATCGCCTTTATTGAAAAGGCCGGAATGTTAACCAGCGCGGCTTAAATTTTTGCAATGAGGAAAGTAGAAATGAAAAAGTGTTACTCCGTCTTAATGACTTTATTGGTTACTGTTTTCTCGCTTATGGCGAACGCTCACCCGCACCACGACGAACACACAGCCGACCATATCCACTTTTCTGTAGGAAGCTTTGCTTTAGTGGCTTTTATGTTGGTGGGCTACTGGGTGGTTTCTCGGTATCTGCGCGGTCGCAATGACGAACGCAGCAGTAAAGTCCGCGATAATAACGACCACTAAGCACAAAGCGCGAGGCGAATATCCGCCTCGCGTTTTCGGCGGCTTAATTTCCTACTTTACGATTGCGTCTATCGCCGAAATTTCCTCACGGCTGAAGTCCAGTTTAGCCAGCGCCGCTACAGAATCCTCTATTTGTTCCACTCGGCTGGCGCCGATAATCGCGCTGGTAACGGTTTTGTTATGCAGAACCCACGCGATCGCCATTTGTGCAAGCGTTTGCCCCCGTTGGTTCGCAAGCTCGTTAAGCTCGCGTATTTTCTCAATGGTTTGCTCACTGATATCGGTCTCGCTCAGATAAATCTGGTCGGCCCGGGCGGCACGTGAGTCTTTGGGGATGCCGCCGAGGTATTTATTGGTAAGCATGCCTTGGGATAAAGGGGAAAAAACAATCGCGCCCACGCCTTCTTCATCCAGCACATTGGTGAGTCCGTCTTCAATCCAGCGGTCGAATAAATTGTAACGCGGCTGGTGAATTAACAGCGGTGTGCCCAGCTCTTTTAAAATGGCCGCGGCTTTGCGGGTTTGCTCCGGTGAGTAGCTGGAAATACCGGCGTAGAGTGCGCGGCCTGACCGTACAATATAGTCCAGTGCACCCATGGTTTCTTCCAGTGGAGTATCAGGATCCATGCAATGGGAGTAGAAAATATCAAAATACTCGACGCCGCAACGTTTTAAACTCTGGTCGCAGCTGGCGACCAGATACTTACGCGAGCCGCCGATACCGTAGGGGCCGGGCCACATATCATAGCCGGCTTTGCTGGAGATGATCATTTCATCGCGGTAGCGATTTAGGCCCTCGGCCATAACCTGGCCAAAGGTGGACTCGGCCGAACCATAGTTGGGGCCATAGTTATTAGCCAAATCGAAGTGGGTAATACCGAGGTCGAATGCACGGTGCAGCATGGTGCGGGCATTTGCCAGAGAGTCGACGGCGCCGAAGTTTTGCCATAGGCCCAAGGACAAGCGCGGGAGCAGCAGGCCACTTTTACCGCAACGCTGAAAGGGCATGTTGCTATAACGTGATGGGTCGGCGCGGTAGAGGGGGTTGGGTTCGTGGGTAATCATGTGTGGTCTCTTATGTTTGATTATGTTTTAAGCGGTCGATTTTACGAAAAAACCGGCCGCAAGCGGCCGGTTCTGACGATTCTTAACAGAAATTGCCCGAGTCGCTAGGCGCTAAACAGGTCGTCGATGGAAAGATAGCGCTCGCCGGTGTCGTAGCAAAAGATAAGGATTTTACTGCCGGGGGCAAATTCGGCTTCTTTTTGTTTTACCGCGGCAAGTGTTGCACCTGACGAGATACCGACAAAAATCGCTTCTTTGCGGGCACACAGGCGCGCCATCTCAAAGCTGTCCTCTTCACTGACGGCAATGGTGCCGTCTAGGCTGTCTTTATTGAGAATCTCGGGTACAAAGCCTGCGCCTATACCCTGCAGTCGATGCAGGCCTTTCTCTTTACCAGCAATCACTTGCGATTTTTCGGGCTCTACGGCATAGGTTTGCATTTGTGC from the Gilvimarinus sp. DA14 genome contains:
- a CDS encoding urease accessory protein UreF produces the protein MLHLLHLVSPALPVGAYAYSQGLEYAVEEGWLNGDDALADWLENIMAQSLAYLDVPVLRRCYSAWQEKDLAAVNHWNHVTRACRETSELLLEDEQLGQALNRLLVSLQVPDSEPALYQATPCFVSQFALAGMHWQIDIDELAQGFVWSWLENQVAAATKIVPLGQTHAQQLLIQLMPAVSATCERAKAVSDDEVGLSLPGLAMASCLHERQYTRLFRS
- the ureG gene encoding urease accessory protein UreG; the encoded protein is MKKPTLRLGIGGPVGSGKTALVKTLCAHLKNKYNIAVITNDIYTREDAEFLQRHQALDDDRIIGVETGGCPHTAIREDASMNLSAVAELQNRHEGLDVVLIESGGDNLAATFSPELSDLTLYVIDVSAGDKIPRKGGPGITKSDLLIINKIDLAPLVGADLDVMDRDARKMRGEKPFLFTNLKDETGVAEVIAFIEKAGMLTSAA
- the mgrA gene encoding L-glyceraldehyde 3-phosphate reductase produces the protein MITHEPNPLYRADPSRYSNMPFQRCGKSGLLLPRLSLGLWQNFGAVDSLANARTMLHRAFDLGITHFDLANNYGPNYGSAESTFGQVMAEGLNRYRDEMIISSKAGYDMWPGPYGIGGSRKYLVASCDQSLKRCGVEYFDIFYSHCMDPDTPLEETMGALDYIVRSGRALYAGISSYSPEQTRKAAAILKELGTPLLIHQPRYNLFDRWIEDGLTNVLDEEGVGAIVFSPLSQGMLTNKYLGGIPKDSRAARADQIYLSETDISEQTIEKIRELNELANQRGQTLAQMAIAWVLHNKTVTSAIIGASRVEQIEDSVAALAKLDFSREEISAIDAIVK